A part of Sphingopyxis sp. DBS4 genomic DNA contains:
- a CDS encoding IS66 family transposase has product MEAAVSPFPDDADALKALLATALLRADEAEQRAASVEAELANARALASATEALIAHLKLQNAKLRREQFGPSAERTERLLAQFELRLEDLEADAAEDELAAEAAAAMTATVSAFQRRKPVRKPFPDHLPRERVVVPAPCSCPACGGGRLSKLGEDITETLEVIPRSWKVIQTVREKFACRDCEKITQPPAPFHVTPRGWAGPSFLAMLLFDKYGQHQPLHRQAERFASEGVPLSVSTLADQIGAACQALMPVFHLMEGHTFAAERLHGDDTTVPVMAKGKTVTGRLWNYVHDDRPFGGNDPPSVVFYYSRDRCGDHPRRHLTAWSGILQADAYSGYNELYAPNRQPGPILEAGCFAHARRKFFELADVEGAARKKSRGKKAPIVYPIALEAVQKLDALFAIERDINGKSPAERLAVRQELSAPLMAELHKWLNAQLARISRNHDLAKAINYMLRRWDAFTRFLSDGKVCLSNNAAERSLRCVPLGRKSWLFCGSDRGGQRAAVAYSLILTCRLNNVDPQAWLAYVLARIADHPVSRLDELLPWNWKAAQVALAA; this is encoded by the coding sequence ATGGAAGCCGCCGTTTCGCCCTTTCCGGACGACGCCGATGCGCTCAAGGCGCTCCTCGCAACGGCGCTTCTGAGGGCTGACGAGGCTGAGCAACGCGCCGCAAGCGTCGAGGCCGAGCTGGCCAACGCCCGCGCCCTCGCGAGCGCCACCGAAGCGCTGATCGCACACCTCAAGCTGCAGAACGCCAAGCTGAGGCGTGAGCAGTTCGGCCCCAGTGCCGAACGCACGGAGCGGCTGCTCGCGCAGTTTGAGCTCCGGCTCGAAGACCTCGAAGCCGACGCGGCCGAGGACGAACTCGCCGCCGAAGCCGCCGCGGCAATGACGGCAACCGTTTCCGCTTTCCAGCGCAGGAAGCCGGTCAGGAAGCCATTTCCCGACCACCTGCCGCGCGAGCGCGTCGTCGTGCCCGCGCCGTGCTCGTGCCCGGCTTGTGGGGGCGGGCGCCTGTCGAAGCTCGGCGAAGATATAACCGAGACGCTCGAGGTGATCCCGCGTTCGTGGAAGGTCATCCAGACGGTGCGTGAGAAGTTCGCCTGCCGGGATTGCGAGAAGATCACGCAGCCGCCCGCACCCTTCCACGTCACCCCGCGCGGATGGGCTGGCCCCAGCTTCCTCGCCATGCTGCTGTTCGACAAGTACGGCCAGCATCAGCCGCTCCACCGCCAGGCCGAGCGCTTCGCCAGCGAAGGCGTGCCGCTCAGCGTGTCAACACTGGCTGACCAGATCGGTGCGGCCTGTCAGGCGCTCATGCCAGTCTTCCACCTGATGGAGGGCCACACCTTCGCCGCCGAGCGCCTGCACGGCGACGATACCACCGTGCCGGTCATGGCCAAGGGCAAGACCGTCACCGGTCGATTATGGAACTATGTGCATGACGATCGACCCTTCGGGGGCAATGATCCGCCCTCGGTCGTCTTCTACTATTCCCGCGACCGATGCGGCGACCATCCACGGCGCCACCTCACGGCCTGGTCAGGGATTCTGCAAGCCGACGCCTATAGCGGCTACAATGAGCTCTATGCGCCCAACCGGCAGCCCGGGCCGATCCTCGAGGCGGGATGCTTCGCGCACGCGCGGAGGAAGTTTTTCGAGCTCGCCGACGTCGAGGGCGCGGCACGCAAGAAGAGCCGCGGCAAGAAGGCGCCGATCGTCTATCCGATCGCGCTCGAGGCCGTGCAGAAGCTCGACGCCCTGTTCGCGATCGAGCGCGACATCAATGGCAAGAGCCCGGCCGAGCGCCTCGCCGTCCGTCAGGAACTCAGCGCGCCGTTGATGGCCGAGCTCCACAAATGGCTGAACGCGCAGCTGGCCCGGATCTCGCGCAACCACGACCTCGCCAAGGCCATCAACTATATGCTGCGCCGCTGGGACGCGTTCACCCGCTTCCTCAGCGATGGCAAGGTCTGTCTCTCAAACAACGCCGCCGAGCGTTCACTGCGCTGCGTGCCTCTCGGGCGCAAGTCGTGGCTGTTTTGCGGCTCGGATCGCGGTGGCCAGCGGGCGGCGGTCGCCTATTCGCTGATCCTGACCTGTCGACTCAACAACGTCGATCCGCAGGCATGGCTCGCCTACGTCCTCGCCCGCATCGCCGACCATCCCGTCAGCCGCCTCGACGAACTGCTCCCGTGGAATTGGAAGGCCGCCCAAGTCGCGCTCGCCGCCTGA
- a CDS encoding TonB-dependent receptor: protein MESLGQPLALDLIRLTVASSGTQGSLTQIRIRGAEANHTLVFVDGIDFNDPAAGDRSRRRGDDPGIPHQQVSR from the coding sequence ATCGAGTCACTGGGCCAGCCCCTCGCGCTCGACCTTATCCGCCTCACGGTCGCGTCATCGGGCACGCAGGGCTCGCTCACCCAGATACGCATTCGCGGAGCGGAGGCGAACCACACGCTGGTCTTTGTGGACGGGATCGACTTCAACGATCCCGCAGCCGGGGATCGATCCCGAAGACGCGGCGATGATCCAGGGATTCCTCATCAACAAGTTTCGCGGTGA
- a CDS encoding transposase, giving the protein MTQVTVLTGAARRRDWSDEERLEILREAFSPGAKVQHVARRYDVSRSLIYQWRRAALRRVQEAFVPAVIDNTPEPAVVPTAPTEPEAAIVLELTDGRRMRISASTPPALAAAALRAVR; this is encoded by the coding sequence ATGACGCAGGTGACGGTGTTGACGGGGGCTGCTCGCCGCCGGGATTGGTCGGATGAGGAACGGCTCGAGATTCTTCGTGAGGCGTTTTCGCCTGGTGCCAAGGTCCAGCACGTTGCGCGGCGGTACGACGTCTCTCGTAGCCTGATCTATCAGTGGCGTCGTGCGGCTCTGCGCCGGGTGCAAGAGGCGTTCGTCCCGGCGGTGATCGACAATACGCCGGAGCCGGCCGTGGTCCCCACCGCACCGACCGAGCCGGAAGCGGCGATCGTGCTGGAGCTGACCGATGGTCGGCGGATGCGCATTTCGGCATCGACGCCGCCGGCGTTGGCAGCGGCTGCGCTGAGGGCGGTGCGATGA
- a CDS encoding WGR domain-containing protein: protein MKGAIIPDAIELVALDPARNIRRRYSITASLDLFGMIVVETRWGRIGTRGQAQRHAFPDRAAAERHIAATLRRRGTAKIRIGVPYRPMTVAGDWTESV from the coding sequence ATGAAAGGCGCAATTATCCCCGATGCGATCGAGTTGGTGGCGCTCGATCCGGCGCGCAACATCCGCCGGCGCTATAGTATCACCGCGAGCCTCGACCTGTTCGGCATGATCGTTGTCGAAACCCGTTGGGGCCGGATCGGCACACGCGGCCAGGCGCAGCGCCACGCCTTTCCCGATCGCGCGGCGGCCGAGCGTCATATCGCCGCCACTCTGCGCCGGCGGGGCACCGCCAAAATCCGGATCGGAGTGCCTTATAGACCAATGACAGTCGCCGGCGATTGGACGGAGAGCGTTTAA
- the tnpB gene encoding IS66 family insertion sequence element accessory protein TnpB (TnpB, as the term is used for proteins encoded by IS66 family insertion elements, is considered an accessory protein, since TnpC, encoded by a neighboring gene, is a DDE family transposase.): MIPSGARVWIAMGHTDMRRGMQSLAAMVQQHFTRDPFAGDLWVFRGRSGSLIKIIWHDGIAMSLYTRRLEKGKFIWPSAKDGVVSLTSSQLACLLDGIDWRNPQYSWRPQSAG, from the coding sequence ATGATCCCGTCGGGTGCGCGGGTGTGGATCGCGATGGGCCATACCGATATGCGGCGCGGGATGCAGAGCCTGGCGGCGATGGTCCAGCAGCACTTCACCAGGGACCCGTTCGCCGGCGATCTCTGGGTCTTCCGGGGCCGCTCCGGATCGCTGATAAAGATTATCTGGCATGATGGGATTGCCATGTCGCTGTACACACGGCGGCTCGAGAAGGGTAAGTTCATCTGGCCCTCCGCGAAGGACGGCGTGGTGTCGCTGACGAGTTCGCAATTGGCCTGCCTGCTCGACGGGATCGACTGGCGCAACCCGCAGTATAGCTGGCGTCCGCAGAGTGCCGGATAA